The genome window TCACTACCGTTGCTGATATTTTATCTTGAATAGCTTGCCGATTAGGATCCCAATACACCTGTAAAAAACCTAGTAAACCAGTGGCAGGACCAGCAGCATAACCACCGAACCGACCAAAACTATCCCACAGAGATAACGGTGTACCATCAAGTTGCAACACTCGAATATTCATTAATCGTTTACCCGGTGTTTTACCATTCCAGCGTGCAGTGAACACGGTAAAATAAAACGCAGCCCAACCAACGCCTAAACCTAGATCGTCAATAATTCCTTTAAACAGCTCGATGATTGAATAAATAGGTCTATCATTTTTCTTTTCCTGATCTTCTGGATGCCCTTCGTAGTAATTATTTATATCGGGCTTTTCTACATTTTCGACAGCAGGTATTGATTGCTGTACAACTTCTCTTTTCTCATTTTCTATAGTGGTATCCATATCTTGTTTAAGTTCAATCAATGCAGTGTATTTATGTTCCAAGTATTGAACAAGCTGCTCTTGATCCACTTCAGATAATTCTGTTGATTCACTCACATCGGTGAATAAGCCAGTCGCCTGTTTGGAATTTAAACCAAGCTCGACAGCTCTGTCAGGAACTTCAGTGAGCACTTCTTGCCAACAAGATAATTCAGTACAGTTGTGTTTTTCTATTTCCTGAATGGTTTTGATCGCATAACCAGCCATTTTAAATGCCGTGCCTACATTTACATCTTTATCGCCAATAATAATAACGCCATCTTCTTTTAATTGTCTTAACTCTTCTTGGCTTTGTTCGTTAGTACCATCACCAAATAAAGATTTCATTAGCGGCGGTAAGGTATTTAATAGCAACACTAATACGATTAACGCACCAAAAAAACGCATAATGGCACGACGTTTACGCCCTTTCACCTTTCCTTGCTGCTCTGCTCTGCGTTTACTCCCCATTCTAAAGGCCATAATCGCTAATGCTATCGCTAATAACTCGCCACCAGCGCCGCTCAATGCTGCAATCAATAAAAAATCAATCGAAATAGCAACCCCGCGTTTCCATGGACTTGCTATTGCAGTGCCAAATAACTCTTCATTAAATTTGAACGCAAATGGGGTGATGATTTCTTGAGTTTCATCGAAAGTTAGCTTCTTTTTAGTTTTAGCGAATATGTTTATCATCAAACTTCCTGTTGATTTTTACTTAGCTCCCGCATCGAGTACGGGACGCCCTAATACCGTTTTTTCTTAGATCCCGTATCAAGTACAGGACGACTGGAGTCGGTTTAGAGTAACTCTTTAATGCCTGCCGATAAACCTTCAATCGTCATTGGGTACATTCGACTGGCCATCAGTTGTTTCATTAAACCAATCGATTGATAATAATTCCAGTATTTTAATGGCTGAGGATTTAACCAAATACAATTATCAAAATGTGCAGTGATACGCTCTAGCCAAACACTGCCTGGCTCTTCATTCCAATGCTCGACGCTGCCGCCAGGGTAGGCAATTTCATAAGGCCCCATAGTGGCATCCCCGACAAAGATAATTTTATAATCTTTTGAAAAACGATGAATGATATCCCAAACATCTAGCGTTTCTTGATAGCGGCGACCATTATCATGCCAAACATGCTCATACACACAATTGTGAAAATAAAAATATTCCAGATGTTTGAATTCGGTGTGCACCGCTGAAAATAGCTCTTCACAGACTTTAATATAATCATCCATTGAGCCGCCAACATCAAAAAACATCAATACTTTTATTGCGTTATGACGCTCTGGTTGCATTTTTACATCAAGGTAACCAGCATTTTTAGCAGTTGCTCTAATGGTATGATCTAAATCAAGCTCTTCTCCTGCCCCGGTGCGAGCAAATTGCCGCAGCTTTCTTAATGCAATTTTAATGTTACGTGTACCCAACTCTACACTTGAGTCCAGATTTTTAAATTCACGTTTATCCCACACTTTAGCTGCACTGAAATTTCTATTGCCATCTTGGCCAATTCTTACACCTCCAGGGTGATAGCCTTCAGCGCCGAACGGTGACGTACCACCAGTCCCTATCCACTTATTGCCGCCTTGATGGCGTTTTTCTTGCTCGGCTAAACGCTCTTTTAACGTTTTCATAAGCTCATCCAAGCCGCCAAGTTTTTTTACCTTGGCTTTATCTTCTTCACTTAAATGCTTCACAAAGCGTTTTTCTAGCCAGTCTTTAGGAATACCTGATAAATCCAGCTCTACATTAGCTACTCCTTCAAAATAATTAGCAAAGGCTCGGTCAAATTTATCAAAATGGCTTTCATCTTTAACTAATATCACCCGAGATAACGTATAAAAGTCATCGATAGAGCAAAAGATCACATGCTTTTTCATCGCACCAAGTAAATCGAGTAACTCACGTAAGGTGCACGGTACTCGATACTCACGCAGCTTGATAAAGAAATCTAACAGCATTAACGCTCACCACGATGCATGAACGCTAGCTTTTCAAATAAATGTACATCTTGCTCATTCTTTAATAATGCGCCATGTAATGGTGGGATAGATTTTTTCTGACTGGTTTGATGCAGCACTTCTGTCGGGATATCTTCGGCAACCAATAGTTTTAACCAATCAATGAGTTCTGATGTAGATGGCTTTTTCTTTAAACCGGGTATGTCTCTAAGGTTAAAAAATACCGCTAACGCTTCATCGAGTAAGGTTTGTTTTAAACCGTCAAAATGCACATCGACAATGCTTTGCATTTCATCTTTTTCAGGAAACTTAATGTAATGAAAAAAACAACGACGTAAAAACGCATCGGGCAGCTCTTTTTCATTATTAGAAGTAATAATTACAATTGGCCGTTGCTTTGCTACGACTTTCTCTTGGGTTTCATAAACGTAAAATTCCATTTTATCGAGTTCTAACAGCAAGTCGTTCGGAAATTCAATATCAGCTTTATCTATTTCATCAATCAGTAATACAGGGCGCTTGTCTGCAGTAAAGGCCTGCCATAGCTTACCCTTAATTATGTAGTTACTGATGTCTTTTACCCCCTCGCTACCTAACTGGCTATCGCGCAAACGAGAAACCGCATCGTATTCGTACAAACCCTGTTGTGCTCGAGTAGTAGATTTTATGTGCCATTGGATCAAATCGGTTCCTAATGCTTCGGCCAACTCTTCTGCAAGCATGGTTTTACCGGTGCCAGGTTCACCTTTAATTAGTAATGGTTTTTCAAGTGCTATTGCAGCGTTCACGGCAAGTTGGAGATCTTGGCTAGCGATGTAATTTTTGGTGCCTTTAAATGTACTCATGGGATCCTTGAAAATTTAATAAACATATTAAAACAAACAGTTATTAGTTATATCGTTCTATTACTTTCGAAAATATGAAAACGGTGTAATCTTAACTACAATTAACGCAAATATTAACGCGATTTAACCGATTTTCAAAGGACTAAACCATGACAAACTTATTTCAAAACAACCCAGATACTATTGGCCAAACGCCTTTAGTAAAATTAAACAATGTTACTGGTGGTAATGTATTCGCAAAAATTGAAGCGAGAAACCCTAGTTTCAGTGTGAAATGTCGTATTGGCGCAAACATGATTTGGGATGCTGAGAAAAAAGGAACTCTTAAAAAAGGCATTACCATAGTTGAACCAACCAGTGGTAATACCGGTATTGCTTTAGCGTTTGTAGCCGCATCTAAAGGTTATGACCTAATTCTTACTATGCCACATACCATGAGTTTAGAGCGTCGTAAGCTATTAGTTGCATTAGGGGCAAAACTTGAACTAACTGATGGCGCAAAAGGCATGAAAGGCGCTATCGATAAAGCCGAAGAAATTAAAGCTCAAGATCCAAATAAGTATTTAATTTTAGGTCAATTTGATAACCCGGCAAACCCAGAAATTCATGAACTAACGACTGGCCCTGAAATTTGGGATGATTTAGAAGGTAAAGTTGATATTTTTGTAGCAGGTGTAGGTACTGGCGGTACTATTACAGGTGTTAGTCGTTATATTAAAAACACTAAAGGTAAAGCATTACAATCAGTTGCCGTTGAGCCAGAAGACTCGCCAGTAATTGGACAAAAATTAGCAGGTGAAGAATTAACGCCGGGTCCACATAAAATTCAAGGTATCGGCGCAGGTTTCATTCCAGGTAACCTGGATCTTTCAATCATTGACTCAGTTGAACGTGTTTCAAATGATGATTCAATGGCAATGGCACACCGTTTAATGAAAGAAGAAGGTATTTTAGCTGGAATTTCATCAGGTGCCGCAGTTGTAGCAGCTAAACGTTTAGCTGAAAAGCCTGAAAATGCTGATAAAAATATTGTAGTGATATTAGCCAGCTCTGCAGAGCGCTATTTATCAAGCCCTCTGTTCTCAGATACATTCACTGACGCTGAACTTTCACAGTAATAAAATATGAGGGTCAGAGTCAGGTTATTTGTTAATAACCTGACTCTGACCCTAGTTTTTATTGACTAAAAACTTTACCTTCTCTGCGCGGGTCCGCTCCACCGATTAATTTATCTGTAAAGACCTCAATACCATGGATACCACTGTTTAAGTCTCTAACACTAACTTTATGACCCATAGATTCTAGCTGTAATTTATAAGCAGCAATGTCTGTGCCTTTCTCTAAAGTGGTAGCATCATTGCGATTAGTCACTTTAGGTAAATCGATGGCTGATTGAATATCAAGTTGCCAATCTAATACGCCAACCACAGTTTGCGCAACATAGTTAATTATTCGGCTACCACCAGGCGAGCCAACAACCAATCTAAGGCTTCCATCTTGATTAAACACCATAGTGGGTGCCATAGAGCTTCTAGGGCGTTTAAATGGCTCTAAACGATTAGCGACAGGGGAACCGTTTACCATTGGTGCTAATGAAAAATCAGTAAGTTGATTATTTAACAGAAAACCTTCAACAAATACCGCTGAGCCAAAGGCCATTTCAACACTGGTGGTCATTGAAATTGCATTACCTTCTCCATCAACAATTGAAATGTGCGACGTTGATGGCATTTCTATGGCATTATCATTGGCAAGTTTTGCAATGTTTTCAAATTCTCCGGCTACAGCCCTGCCCATATCAAACTTTGACGAGATCAATTGCCCACGTTGAGTTAAGTAATCTGTAGCAAGTAATTGCTCAACCGGTACGCTTACAAAGTCAGGATCGGCAATGTATTTTGCTCTATCAGCAAACGCTAACCGTGAACTTTGAGTAAAAAGGTGCAAAGCCTTTGCATCATTAGCTGGATATTGCGCTAAGTTATGCTGTTCAAGTTGTTTTAGAATTTGAATTACTGCAACCCCGCCGGAGCTAGGCGGCGGCATCCCACAGACTTCATAGAGCTTGTATGCACCACAAATTGCTTTACTTTCTGTTGCCCGATAATTTGCCATGTCTGATAACGAAAGGCGTCCTGGAGCTATTGCAGAGTTTTGAGCGGCATGAACAATACTATTTGCTATCCAGCCCTGATAAAACACTTTTGTGCCCTGTTTAGCGATAGCTTTATATACTTTAGCTAATTCGGGGTTCTTAAGTAATGTTCCAGCAGTTACGGCTTGCCCGTTTGGGAAAAAATAATTGCTCGCTGCTGGTAGTTTTTGAATTCCTGGATTAAACGCCATTGCGACCAGTTTTGCCATACGAGGCGATACTATAAAACCTTGTTCGGCTAAATTTATTGCATCATCAAAGAGTTCTGACCATGGTAGCTTGCCGTGTTTTTGGTGGGCATCTTCTAACGCTTTTAATACGCCGGGGACGCCAACACTACGACCACCAACTACAGCATCAATCCAACGCACAGGGTTACCTTGTGCATCTAGAAATTGATCTTGGCTAGCGTGTTCAGGGGCAACCTCTCTACCATCAAAAGTAGTTAACTGCTTATCCGAATTATTGAAATGTAAAATAAATGCGCCGCCGCCGATACCTGAAGACTGAGGCTCAACTAAAGTGAGCACCAGTTGCACAGCAATAGCCGCATCAATGGCATTACCACCTTTTGCTAAAATATTAAAACCTGCTTCGCTCGCATATGGATTTGCTGCAGCAACCATATACTTTTTGCCTACTACCGCTTTCGATTTTTGTATGCCCGTAGCAGCTTCAGGCTCTCTATCTTCACGAACAACGCTATTGCTTGATTGTTCCACGGTACAAGCTGTTGTGAACATTAATAATGGGATAAGGGTAAATAGTTTTAGCTTATTGAACACGTTAGTTCCTTTCGTTTCTATTTTTGTTAGCCAGTGACAATTGAAATTGATTGAATTTAGTAAAGCTATCTAGCAACTCAGCATACTTGTCATTGTTACCTTCTAAGGCTATTAATGCATGTGCGCATGCTTCTAATGAAGATACATCACTGTCTTTATGATGCTTGCGAATAACATACTGGCTTTTTATATTATTTGCCAGAGTGATTTTATTTAGTTGCTGCAAATTTGTTGATAACTGGTACATGCGATAGGCTTTTTTCCACGTACCATCCAGCACAAGAATTATTGTTTGCTTTTGCATATCAGTAGATAGCTTACTTACTACTTGGGTATCTTCCGTAGGATAAAGTAATAAGACATGATTATTTACATCGTTAATGAGGCTATTTAGTTCTACACTTTCATCAAAGTTTTCACCAATAATAATATTGGAGTTTTGCAAACTTAAATGCGCTAGCATCGCTGTACCTTTAGCTTGCTTCTCTTCACTAGGATGTTGTAAGAATATAACCCTTACATTGTTTTCAATGTGGCAACATAAATTACAAATACATGTGACTAGCGGTCGTTGACACCTTGTGCAATACTGTCTGCTCATAACACCGACAAGCAAAAGCTTGTTAAATAAAAATAATTAACCTTATTATAAACTTGAAAGTCCCCTATGTTGAAGTTGTCTTTACCTTTTAATTCGCAAGCATTCACCTTGCCCTTATGTATTTTCATTGTTGCGGTAATTGTTTACTTGCTGCCTGACGGTATTTCAGAGTATTTAATTTTTGATCGCAACCGGATAATCGATGGTGAATATTGGCGCTTTATCACTGGTCACTTTGCCCATACGAATTTCAACCACTTGTTATTAAATCTTGCCGGGCTAACTATGCTATGGGCGTTACACGGCGATCATTACAGCAATAAAACTTATAGCGTGTCATTTTTCCTTGCCGCGTTTATTTGTAGTGTAGGCATATTTTACTTGGTGCCTGACATGACACGATATGTAGGCTTGTCTGGCGTGTTACATGGCATCTTTGTTTGGGGCGCTATACTAGACATTCAAAAAGGTTGGAAATCAGGCTACTTATTATTGATTGGTGTTTGGGGCAAAATCCTTTACGAGCAAGTATTTGGTGCTAGCGCCGATGTTGAAGCGTTAATTAATGCCTCGGTCGCAATAGACGCTCATTTATGGGGCGCTGTTGGAGGCTTAATACTACCGTTGATAATATTTACTCAAAAGAAAATAAAAA of Thalassotalea fonticola contains these proteins:
- a CDS encoding RDD family protein, which produces MINIFAKTKKKLTFDETQEIITPFAFKFNEELFGTAIASPWKRGVAISIDFLLIAALSGAGGELLAIALAIMAFRMGSKRRAEQQGKVKGRKRRAIMRFFGALIVLVLLLNTLPPLMKSLFGDGTNEQSQEELRQLKEDGVIIIGDKDVNVGTAFKMAGYAIKTIQEIEKHNCTELSCWQEVLTEVPDRAVELGLNSKQATGLFTDVSESTELSEVDQEQLVQYLEHKYTALIELKQDMDTTIENEKREVVQQSIPAVENVEKPDINNYYEGHPEDQEKKNDRPIYSIIELFKGIIDDLGLGVGWAAFYFTVFTARWNGKTPGKRLMNIRVLQLDGTPLSLWDSFGRFGGYAAGPATGLLGFLQVYWDPNRQAIQDKISATVVIDEKKKVAQEIIDAAKEKYEKMV
- a CDS encoding vWA domain-containing protein; protein product: MLLDFFIKLREYRVPCTLRELLDLLGAMKKHVIFCSIDDFYTLSRVILVKDESHFDKFDRAFANYFEGVANVELDLSGIPKDWLEKRFVKHLSEEDKAKVKKLGGLDELMKTLKERLAEQEKRHQGGNKWIGTGGTSPFGAEGYHPGGVRIGQDGNRNFSAAKVWDKREFKNLDSSVELGTRNIKIALRKLRQFARTGAGEELDLDHTIRATAKNAGYLDVKMQPERHNAIKVLMFFDVGGSMDDYIKVCEELFSAVHTEFKHLEYFYFHNCVYEHVWHDNGRRYQETLDVWDIIHRFSKDYKIIFVGDATMGPYEIAYPGGSVEHWNEEPGSVWLERITAHFDNCIWLNPQPLKYWNYYQSIGLMKQLMASRMYPMTIEGLSAGIKELL
- a CDS encoding AAA family ATPase, whose product is MSTFKGTKNYIASQDLQLAVNAAIALEKPLLIKGEPGTGKTMLAEELAEALGTDLIQWHIKSTTRAQQGLYEYDAVSRLRDSQLGSEGVKDISNYIIKGKLWQAFTADKRPVLLIDEIDKADIEFPNDLLLELDKMEFYVYETQEKVVAKQRPIVIITSNNEKELPDAFLRRCFFHYIKFPEKDEMQSIVDVHFDGLKQTLLDEALAVFFNLRDIPGLKKKPSTSELIDWLKLLVAEDIPTEVLHQTSQKKSIPPLHGALLKNEQDVHLFEKLAFMHRGER
- the cysK gene encoding cysteine synthase A; translation: MTNLFQNNPDTIGQTPLVKLNNVTGGNVFAKIEARNPSFSVKCRIGANMIWDAEKKGTLKKGITIVEPTSGNTGIALAFVAASKGYDLILTMPHTMSLERRKLLVALGAKLELTDGAKGMKGAIDKAEEIKAQDPNKYLILGQFDNPANPEIHELTTGPEIWDDLEGKVDIFVAGVGTGGTITGVSRYIKNTKGKALQSVAVEPEDSPVIGQKLAGEELTPGPHKIQGIGAGFIPGNLDLSIIDSVERVSNDDSMAMAHRLMKEEGILAGISSGAAVVAAKRLAEKPENADKNIVVILASSAERYLSSPLFSDTFTDAELSQ
- the ggt gene encoding gamma-glutamyltransferase, with the translated sequence MFTTACTVEQSSNSVVREDREPEAATGIQKSKAVVGKKYMVAAANPYASEAGFNILAKGGNAIDAAIAVQLVLTLVEPQSSGIGGGAFILHFNNSDKQLTTFDGREVAPEHASQDQFLDAQGNPVRWIDAVVGGRSVGVPGVLKALEDAHQKHGKLPWSELFDDAINLAEQGFIVSPRMAKLVAMAFNPGIQKLPAASNYFFPNGQAVTAGTLLKNPELAKVYKAIAKQGTKVFYQGWIANSIVHAAQNSAIAPGRLSLSDMANYRATESKAICGAYKLYEVCGMPPPSSGGVAVIQILKQLEQHNLAQYPANDAKALHLFTQSSRLAFADRAKYIADPDFVSVPVEQLLATDYLTQRGQLISSKFDMGRAVAGEFENIAKLANDNAIEMPSTSHISIVDGEGNAISMTTSVEMAFGSAVFVEGFLLNNQLTDFSLAPMVNGSPVANRLEPFKRPRSSMAPTMVFNQDGSLRLVVGSPGGSRIINYVAQTVVGVLDWQLDIQSAIDLPKVTNRNDATTLEKGTDIAAYKLQLESMGHKVSVRDLNSGIHGIEVFTDKLIGGADPRREGKVFSQ
- a CDS encoding tRNA-uridine aminocarboxypropyltransferase encodes the protein MSRQYCTRCQRPLVTCICNLCCHIENNVRVIFLQHPSEEKQAKGTAMLAHLSLQNSNIIIGENFDESVELNSLINDVNNHVLLLYPTEDTQVVSKLSTDMQKQTIILVLDGTWKKAYRMYQLSTNLQQLNKITLANNIKSQYVIRKHHKDSDVSSLEACAHALIALEGNNDKYAELLDSFTKFNQFQLSLANKNRNERN
- the rrtA gene encoding rhombosortase, translated to MLKLSLPFNSQAFTLPLCIFIVAVIVYLLPDGISEYLIFDRNRIIDGEYWRFITGHFAHTNFNHLLLNLAGLTMLWALHGDHYSNKTYSVSFFLAAFICSVGIFYLVPDMTRYVGLSGVLHGIFVWGAILDIQKGWKSGYLLLIGVWGKILYEQVFGASADVEALINASVAIDAHLWGAVGGLILPLIIFTQKKIKR